CCAGCTTTGCAGATGCCAGGCTGCGGGAGCAAGACCACGATCCAGCCCAGGACTGATGCCCCCAGCCGCCATAAAGCCACCGCAGGACCCCTGTGAGCTTCCCCACCAAGTAGCTGTGGGTccaggggctccccagggacagctgacccacaaagggtccctcctgccccggGGATGGTGCCTGAGCCGTGGCCCCCCGAGCCTTGCCCATGAATTTGGGGgttgcttttctcctttggcTCAGCCTCATAAAGCGGATTAGCGCTGCATGCACTTCACCAAATTCCTTGTCGGCTTTTAGCTCCCTGAACCAGCCCGCTGGCCTGGCTGCAAAAATTGGGTGAGAAACCAGTGTTTGTGAGCAAGTCGGGCTCAGCCCGGAGCTGCGCATCCTCTGGGGTCATCAATATTAATCGTGATGATGTGCATCTGCTGAGAAGGGCTGCTGGGACTCAGAATGAGAAATTACGTTAATTTAGTTGATCACCCATTCATGTGTTCCCTTCCCGGGGCACAGCAGCATGATGCTGGCATTGGGTTGTCTGGCTGCGGTCGCCCTCTCACTGCCCGGCCGTAATCCTCTGGCGAAGTTTCATGCTCCAGTTCCTCATctgcaggggaagagggagggagatcCACAACCCTATGGGCTTCAGAAAGCCAAAGCCCAGCCCCAAAAGCTGTTGGATCTGGGATGCTGAGGACAGAACATCGTAGGTTTGCATCCTCCTGGGCACCTTTGCTTCAAACCAGCTCCAGACAATGTTTTTAAGCAGATGTGAGGCTCTTGAAATGCATCAAACATTCACTGGCACTTTGGGTCCTGCCTCTCTTTCCCCGGGACTtgagaaatgctatttttacatTCGCCTTCCAAATTTGCACTGTATTTTAAGTAGCCTCATGCAGACGTCCCACTTGTGCCCTGGAAACCTGCATCAAGATTATCCGTGCACAAATCGCTGCTCCGGTGGTTGGAGGACCTTTaatgcaaaggcagagagcacTGGCAGCCATCCTGCCTCCCAAAATATCCGTGGGGATGCACCGGCCCCCCAGCCTAACCCCAACATGCTCTCCGCAGGGCTCGGTGGATTGCCCCAACCTGGAGTTTGAATACGGGGATGCTGACAGCCACGGCTCCGAGTTAGCAGGTGAAGTGGCATTTGGGAGCTGCGTTGCTATTAATAGATGCCtgccagggaggggaaaaaaaatccctcaggGAGTTGGGTGAGCGGGATAGGGGAATGGATATCGAGTGGTATCATCCTTCGGGAATAGAGCAAGAGGGATTTATTAATAGAGAGCCACTCGCTCCCCAGGGACAAGCAAAAGGGATGCATGGGGGCACAGGGATTACCCTGTGCTCCAAATTACCCAGGATGTGATGACAGGTGTGCAGGGGGTGGGAGGACGGGTGGCATGCCTAGtggcacagcccaggctgggaAGTGTCACCCCTGGTTGTGGGTGCCATTATGGGTCAAGTCCTCATCCTGTATCTTCCTGCTGTGCGGCAACTCTGGCTGCTTCTGCCCTGTAACCCTCGGGGTCCTGAGCGTGTCTCTACCAGCAAAGGGGTTATTTTTAGCTCTGTGTGTCTCAGCTGCATGAGCTGGCCTGGCTAAAGCACATTTTCTCTGCAACagatccttcctcctcccttgcaGGACTGTTTCAGTCccccatgctgctgctcagcaccacaggACTATAGGAATTATATAGGAACAGGCACAACATTGTGTCTTTTCAAGTCCAGCCCCTATTTGTAGGTCCCAAAATGGCCAAGCTGCTGGGTGTGAAATCAGCACAGGTCTTGCCTGGGTGCTCTGACGGTCCCTCCCTTTCCAAACTGCCTTAACTGGGACAGAAAATGGCCCTCCAAAAAGGCCTATGAAATTGCAAATGCAGGTTGAGCACCATCGCTGTGGACAGGAGTGTGGAAACAGCTCAGCCTGGGCGTGGGGATAAAAATGATGAATTTGTTAGCACAGGGTGGCTCTGAGATgctccctggagctgcagaagagctCAGGGATAAGTTTAGGTCTCTGCCCCATATCTCCTTGGGTGTGCAGGGATGCTTCACAGCCCCACAAGGAATTTGGCAATGAGGAGGAGGGTGAAAGTCCTCTGGGTCCCTCCTGACCCCTTTCTCCATCAGAGCTCTACAGCTACACCGAGGAGCCTGAGCTCAGCAACAACAGGAGGTGCTTCGAGGAGGATTTTCACACTCAAGGTACCAGCTCTGGGCTTGGCACCCCAGGGCTCAGGGCAGCCCCCCAAGGTGAGAGTGGGACCCCTGGGGAGGCACCCAGCTGATTGTTGTGTCCCCTTTCCAGTGCAGGACAGGAGGTGGCTGGAGCTGGATGGGGCTCAGCAGAAGGCCTACATCATGCACCTGTTGGATGGGCTAGAGGTGGTCAGCAGGGACAAGCGGCTCAAAGTAGCAAGGGCCATCCTCTACCTGGCACAGGGTAAGGACCACATCCCCCATGTCTGGATGTGGCCACGTGTCTGCTGCCTGGCTTCAGGATGGGGGCTTGGGAGAAACCGTCTCTTGGGGTTGTGCAGGTCGGTGCAGTGAGGTTCCTTCCCAGGATGGTCCCATGTGCTCCAGGTGTTCAAAGGTAGCTCCCCGCTAACCAGTGCCTTCCTTTGGGCCTCTCCAGGTGTCTTTGGAGACTGCGATAATGAAGGCGATGTCCTGCACTGGTCTCGGCACAACAGCTTCCTCCTGTACCAGCTGGGAACCTTCACCGCCTTCCTGGAGCTCCTCAACATGGAGATTGAGTGAGAGGACCCACACTGCCCTCACCTTCCTTGTCCTCTTAACCTTACTCTTTCTTTTCACGCtcctcttcttcatcttctttctcCCCACCCTCCTCGAcatcttcttccttcttcacctTCGTCTTCATCTTCTTTCTCCCTATCCTTCTTGtcctcttctttctcctacCTCATCCTTTTCACTGAGGACCAGGGAGGTGCTGCAGCCACGGCATGTCCTCCAGCGTGCTGTTCCCACCACTGCGGACATAGGCAGAGGGTTGGGAtgaggagcagcctgtgcccagTGGCTGGCGCTGAGCGCatcctcttccctgcagcaacagccaggcctgcagcagtgccctgagGAAGCCAGCCATCTCGCTAGCCGACAGCACGGAGCTCAGGTACACCCTCTCAGAACCCCACTAGCATATTGGGTGGAGGCCATGGGACAGCCTGTGGGGAAAAAGTGGCCTCTGGCTGGCAGTGTCACCTGCCTGCCATGCTGTCCTGGCAGAGTGCTGCTCAGTGTCATGTACCTGATGGTGGAGAATATCCGTGTGGAGCAAGAGGTGGATCCTCCTGAGTGGAAAACCTGCCGGGAGACTTTCAGGATGGAGCTGAGTGAGCCACAAAGTTCATTGTGCCCTAACAAGTTCCTTTTGTCATGCTGGACCACTGGGGAGACGTCAGGGACAGGGCATCTTCCCTGAACCTGCTCCTGGTCCCTCTCTCCACCAGGTTTCCCTGTTCACACTGAAGAGCCAtttgctcttctgcttttcacaaTGGTGACCAAGTTCTGCAGTGGCCATGCTCCACACTTCCCCATGAAGAaggtcctgctcctgctctggaagGTGCTTCTGGTGGGTGCAAACCCCTTTTTCCAGAGACTAGTCATTTTGGGAATAGTGCTGATGCAGCCTGGATGTTCCCTACTATTCAATCCAACCATAACGAGGTTATTTAGGATGGCACAGGAAGCTGACACAAGGCAAGCAGTTTCTTCTGGGATGAGGCTGGTCTGAGCCATGCAGAGgatgtggggtgggggagaagtCTGGAGAATGAACCAGTGACATGGTGTCTTCATCCTCAACTCTCCAGTTTGATGGCTCCCCTGGAAGCACCATGCAGTCCAGGTGGGATGTCTGCTCCCTGCTATTTCAACTCTTTTGTTGGTCCCTAGTTCACGCTGGGTGGATTTGAAGCCCTGCAGGTGATGAAGGTGAGGAAGCgggaggagctggggctgccacCCTTGCCAGAGGACAGTATCCAGGTGATGCGCAGCATGCGTGCTGCTTCGCCTCCCACCTACTCCATCGAGCtcatggagcagcagcagcagaagcgtGGTCACCGCAGCCGGAGGGTAAGAGCAGGTGCATCCTCCTAGCACGTGGCCCAGGATGGTTTTCCAGTGCAGACCATCACCTGTTCAAGAAGCCAGCCTGTGTCTGGGAGCATGGTTCCCTTTCCCCCCAAGTGCTCCTGTGTCTTCcagtttcatagaatcacagaacagtttgggttggaagggaccttcatctagtccaacccccctgccataggcagggatGTCTCCAACCAGGTCAGGTTGgtcagagccctgtccaacctggccttgaatatTCCCAGGgatctaccacctctctgggcagcctgttccagtgtctcaccaccctcattgtaaaaaaatttcttccttatgtctagTCTGAATCCACCCTCTTTTAGCTTAAAACTGTTACCCTCTGACCTACCACTACAGGCCCTAGTAAcaagtctgtccccatcttccttacaagccccctttaagtattgagagactgctctaaggtctccacggagccttctcttctccaggctgaacagccccagctctctcagcccgTCCtcatagcagaggtgctccagctctctgatcatttttgtacCCTCCTCTGGATCTGCTCCAACAGCTCCATGTCTGTCctgtgctgggggccccagagctgcatACAGTACTgtaggtggggtctcatgagagcagagggggagagtcacctccctcgacctgctggtcacacttcttgTTATGCATCCCAGGATATCatcagctttctgggctgtgagcgcacATCGCCAACTCATGTCCggtttttcatccaccagtcTCAGTTGTGGCAGATCCGCCCCACAATGCACTTGATCTGGAGGAAGCAAGAGGACATCCTGACCCTATGGCAAAGGGCTGATAAGCACTAAGGAGCAAACTGCTTACAGCAAGCTCGCCTTGTTTTAGCTCCACTCTTGGAGCTGCCATGCTATGGTCCAAGCATGAAAACACTTGTTATACTAGGGGAGAGTCAGATAGTAGCTCCAAAAGTAAAGATGGAAAATGGCGTCACACCTCCTAGAGCAGCAAGTTTAGAGGTACAGAGGGGATTATTCCTTGTCCAGGCTTTGGTGGCAACAGCTAGGAGGGAAATCTTCACCTGAGGAATGTCTGGGAGCTTGAGCCTTCCAGGATAGAGAGGTctggtgccagcagctgagAGGGAAATAAAATCCACAGAGTGACTTgaatttttccttccccttctgctgcagcccctggtgaagcaAGACAGTTTGGATATCTACAATGAGAGAGACCCTTTCAAGAATGATGAAGCAGGAGTCGATGAAGAGGAGAATGACGACGTGGACAGCGGGATCGAGGGGGAACTGGACCTGATGGAGCGGGATGCAATTATCCCCACAATGCCTGCTCAGCGCCTGCCTATTGAAAGGGTGTCATTTCCCAAAGGGCTCCCCTGGGCCCCCAAAGTCAGGTAAAACCATCTGGTGTCATTGCCATCTTCCCCTGGCATGACCTGTCCTGGAGTTCATTTCAGGCTGAACATCAGTCTGTGGCAAGTTTGTTGGCCTCTGGCAAGTTGAACTGAAGTGACTccacttcttttgttttttttttatctcgGTTGGTCCTTTCTAGACTGGGTTTAGCTGCGCCCTTCCCCAGGTTTTACAAAGCAAGCATGGCTAAGCTTGGCCAATAAAAGGCAATGCTGTTTTTGGCTTGCCAGGTTGTACTGGAAAGGAGGCTTGTGTTAGagtgctgtgggagcagggtCAGCTTTTCCAACCAATATCGATGGGTCTTAGTAAGGCAAGGTCCTAGACTAATCATCTTGGGAACTGGTTAATGATATTGCCTCTTGCTTGTTGAGTGGGactcttctgcctttttgaGTGGCCTTGCTCTAAGGTGAAAGATTGGAGAAAAACATCTAAGAACAAAGGAGTTGGTGCCTTCCCTTCCTGAGACCATGCTACACATGATATGGGGGAGCGTTAGGAACAGAGAGTGAAAACCTCTGCTCCTTTCCCTCTAATCCACGTGAGTTTTTTTGCTCTTGATCCAAAACTTGGATTTAATACAGTATCTTTAAAACACAGGAACAAATACATTCTTTTTCATGCGGGAGCAGTGACAGGTAAGTGTGTCTATCCAGAGCACTCCTCGCAGGGACACAGCAAGAACTCATTTCCCACATGGGTCTCTGCACACATGGTGCCATGGTACTCCACGTAACTTAATGCTCTCAGCTTTGAAATCAAATGattgctgtttttcttggctGGTGCCTGGAAATGCAGCTGGGTTTCTTTCTGCCTGTGAGAGCCTTGGCTCACAGTTCATGTCCTACTTGTCATGCTGAGACCCTGACCAGTTCTCATGAAAGATGCCCAGGGTGGACAAGATGTCAGCTTGCTCTCTCGGAGCACCACATGATTTGCCAGACTGTGGAGACAACATTTGTTCCCTCAAAGAGAGCAGATGCTACTTGAAGATGCATGTAGTAGGAGCACAGAAGGTGGATAAATAAGGTGCTGATTGTAGAGAACTCCTGTCCATTTATTTGCACTCTTCCATGGGCTTGCACAGCAAATACACCTGGTTTTGGTTCACATTGCTCCCAACCAACAAGAGCAATGGTGGCTCTCACCTGCTGCTATTAAGACCTCCAGAAATAAATCCTAGAAAGCTCAAAGGTTCTTGCTGGTCCCACAGTGCAGT
The Falco peregrinus isolate bFalPer1 chromosome 6, bFalPer1.pri, whole genome shotgun sequence genome window above contains:
- the STRIP2 gene encoding striatin-interacting protein 2 isoform X2, which translates into the protein MQRQRALAAILPPKISVGMHRPPSLTPTCSPQGSVDCPNLEFEYGDADSHGSELAELYSYTEEPELSNNRRCFEEDFHTQVQDRRWLELDGAQQKAYIMHLLDGLEVVSRDKRLKVARAILYLAQGVFGDCDNEGDVLHWSRHNSFLLYQLGTFTAFLELLNMEIDNSQACSSALRKPAISLADSTELRVLLSVMYLMVENIRVEQEVDPPEWKTCRETFRMELSFPVHTEEPFALLLFTMVTKFCSGHAPHFPMKKVLLLLWKVLLFTLGGFEALQVMKVRKREELGLPPLPEDSIQVMRSMRAASPPTYSIELMEQQQQKRGHRSRRPLVKQDSLDIYNERDPFKNDEAGVDEEENDDVDSGIEGELDLMERDAIIPTMPAQRLPIERVSFPKGLPWAPKVRQKDIEHFLEASRNKFIGFTLGQDTETLIGLPRPIHESVKTLKQHKYVSISDIQIKNEEELEKCPMSLGEEDVQETPCEVLYRAMLYNLPQYMIALLKILLAAAPTSKAKTDSINILADVLPEEMPITVLQSMKLGIDVNRHKEIIVKSISALLLLLLKHFKLNHIYQFEYVSQHLVFANCIPLILKFFNQNIMSYITAKNSISVLDYPHCTVYDLPELTAESLVPARGDNSWTSSSSLSTPSVSCFVLVRGLLAEGCVPDRLPATCPGPMGTSSDTLLSTPMAHANP